The genomic interval aaaaaagaaaaaccgacgaCGGTTAAAAAACAACAGTTCGTCGTCGACCATCGGGTAAACTGGAAAGGATCGGATCACGCCGAagatattttaaaaacgatcgATTGCCGCGCGTCGAACTCCGAGTTACTTTCTGTTTTCAACTTGacaccgaatttttttttttcctctcttctgaCTCGTTTCGTTGCATTCTTTTTACTCGACTCGATTGCCTCGGTGTCTAGATTTTTTATGTCCTCCACAGGAtcggaaaaaagacgaaaaaaaaaaacacgcgtacgatttgtataaatatttgaaaacggAAGAAGCAACCCTCCGCAACGCATCGGTTCGTCTGTcgcggatgatttttttaaaaaaaaaaattttctcaaaattaatCTCACGATTATCGCGGGTCGCGTTGAAACTTTCCCGTTCGCAAATCACGTGTAGTTCGCGGTTCGTCTGATATCCATGTATACGTAAAGTAtcggataaaatatttatcctCGGAGCGCGGGGCATGGCGTGCACGTCGAATTTACACACACCGACGAAACTACGGGCGCTGGGGATGGATGGTGCGTGGGCATATGGAAATTGATATACACGTGTGGTatgttatacgtgtgtacatgtaaCTCGGTCGTAATACATTAGTCAAGATAGGACGGTATAGTCGGCGGCAAAAGTTTTAAATGacccatatatatacatacatgtaacgtatataatgCAGGTGACATACGCGGCCCTCTTTCTCGCGTCTACGCGCCACATCGTATATCAACTTTGAATACGTATTATTTCGATTCGCTGAACACgctacaaaagaaaaaaaaaaagaaaaaaaaaaacagcagaaatgtgaaaaaaacagaacatgattcgaacgaaaaaattctttctccaATAGCGAAATCGTTATACTCGCAATCAGCTGGCTGACTCGTAACATTGGCCGCCGTTTTAATTCCTACATGGCAATTTATTTTAGCAACCGCTTAACACGTTATGTAATGAATTTAAACACAGTCGTTCGTTTTAACAACGACGATGACATTGTGTGTGAGAATAttcatgcatatatatgtaacgtacgcgtgtatttttttcgactctagGATCCGCGCGCGGACTTTTCCAGGGAATCGTCAAGCTGTATAAACATTGAAAACGGCGCGTTCTGTCCTATAACGTCGAATTAAAATTTCACGGACTTTCCTCGTACGGGATCGATATCTTCCGCACGTATTCGCTCACGCGtcgtctttattttttccccgtatattttttttttgtttttctttttcttcgggtTCACGAAAATCTGGATGATCTTGAGGGGCGTGCGGTAATTATGTTACgagtttcgtgaaaaaaaaaaaaaacaaaaatatgtatatgatgaCGTCAGCCGAAGATCAAGAGCGGAGTCATTACCCCTAGCGTCCTATTTTCGGTCCGTCCGGAATCTTTGATAAGGCGTTTGGTTGTCTAGATGTTATGAGAATCGCGGTCACGTGGCGTTCGGAGATAAAGTTGCGGTTATATACTCAACGATAATTGTCTAGCGATAACTTTAGCCCGCAGTGATTGCATAAtcttattttatacacactTGAACCGCAAGGGAGATGCGGTAACCGCGATTCATAATTCCGACCGTCGAATTCGCGTGTCCCGCGATGTaccaaatattattatcaacgcGAATTTTTCTTACGAGATATATCGCGACTTTGTTATCATATCGTAATGTTGAAATCGTTCGTACGGATGCCATCCGTAcatcgttatatgtatacatgtataccaaTGTAGACCGGCGAGCGATTTTAATGGAAGTCAAAtttgtatatattcatattgtaattattaacttttttccattccccgTTATTTACCCCGATCTTGAACCTCATCGCGGAACAATTACGGTAGTTGGAATGACATTTATCACGACATACCTgagacgaataattttttcaattacactatatgtatataattatagatATTATTTCAAAACACTCGTCCATGATGAACAGATATCATTATCATTCGATCGAGGAAACGCGGATAAATAATTGCAcgctgttatttatttatttatttattttttttcttttatttctagttttatttcacttttgttttcttctatttcaatCCAATCCAAgatcgcgtatacatatagttggGAAATCTGTATAACGTGAGATCTAATCTACAGTTCTTTGTTGTAcgtaacgtaggtatacgaacgcatgtacatatatgtaaatatattcaggatattatacatacacgaaACCTTGAGTCACAGCtggtaattaaatattttcaaaaaattaacccGCGATTTGTAtattcgcgaaattgttgTTACGTTATGCAATGTGGGCCATATAGATAAGACGACTGTAGACGAAATACCGAGGATATTCGTTTCAAGGCCAACTTTCGGATGCGGCATACATACATGTGCCTAACAATAAGCGTACCGCAAAACTGCTCTTataaaatttgcatttttcttttttttctgctttcctgtttttttttcaagatctaCTTTCACGTGTGCGCAGATTCGGCGTGCACGCGATGATATAACGTATCTGTTCActtgaattattgaatgaaagatttttcgcGTGATCGAGCGTGGAGATCGGCCGTTTGAATTCAACGCCGCTAATCGCTGGGGGATCGCGTGAAAAATATCCCGCGATCGAATCCGCGCTTTATCCGACCTACATTCCGgtgattcggaaaattcgatcgatcgatcgatccgctggaaaaatgggaagaaaatTCTGTACGACGCCGCGGGGAGGTCGTCGAACCGATATACCGAATCGCTCGAGTCGATCGCAGGGTATACCCGAGACATTTTTACAAGTTGACGATTTACCTGCACCGCGACGAACCAGCTCCAATTGATAATCCGCTGCAGGCATCGTTCGCTGTTATACGCTACagcgtaattatttattatttatagtcACTCgcaaatcgattttttatcgaCTCCTATTATAGCCATACGATACGAGGCAGCTATCCGTGTATgtatagttatatgtatataccggtGAAATCCACGCTCGTCGTTTGCCCCGGCGTCAATAACGCTGCTTTTGCGGTTACGCAACCTTGACTATGTGTAGCGAGTAAGTTggattttgaatatttcatattcggaATTCCGTATCATCTCTTCTATGGGTGTGTATAGCGCGTCTATACGCGCCGCGTTTCCACGGGTTTGCATTATCGATCAACGTTCAAATATGCACCGCtcgtgatttctttttcaattttatttcccaGTCGAACGTCCGTCCGTCAGTCGCTCGTAACCGCTGATCTGCGCTAATTGTAAAATGGGCACGACTAACGCAGACACTGAAAACGGCCATGAGAACGACGAAGCAAGTGCAGCGGGAGGCTCGATCGAGTCGTTTTTCGCTAACGCCGTGGTCCTCGTGACCGGGGCAACGGGATTCTTGGGAAAAGCACTACTTGAGAAATTATTGAGATCCTGCCCCAGACTGGCCACTATCTACATACTCATACGTCCCAAGAAAGGGCAGAGCATCGAACAAAGGCATAAAGAATTAATGGACAACCCGGTGAGTTATTTTTCGATAATCGTCccatttcgaaattcgacgtGTCCGCTCTGTTTGAAATCGGCGTTGACTTATTGCGAAACTTTTCGGTTGGCTCGTTAAAATCATATCGGTTCAGATTATACTTTGATCCGAAACAGACCGCGGCGCTTTATCTTTTctaccaaaaacaaaaaataaagaaaaacaaaaaaaaaaaaaaaagaacttattcgtcgaaaaatttgattacgagcgaaagtagaagaaaaaaaagctccgcaATTTCAATCGATCATATCCCGCGTACCTATATCTCTCCCtgtcgtatacatacatataactcCGAGACGGGGACACCTGTGGATTCTGATGAAAATCGAAGGGCCCTGCCGGGCGATTCTAAATCtgtcatttatttttgctcAGGTCTTCGACAGGATAAGATGGGAAGTTCCCGGCAACCTGAACAAGGTCATTCCGGTAAAAGGCGACGTGGCGTTACCGGAACTGGGCCTGAGCCCGGATGACAAAGCGATGCTGATCCAGAGGGTGACGGTCGTTTTCCACAGCGCGGCAACGGTCAGATTTGACGAATCTTTGAAAGTGGCCGTTAACCTTAACACGAGAGGAACCGAGCGCGTTGTCAAATTATGCAAAAGTATGGGGAGTCTGGTTAGCATGATCCACGTCAGTACAGCGTACAGTAACGCCGATCAGAAACACATCAGGGAATCGGTTTACGCGTGAGTGCGATCCGATTATTATTCTTGCGTACGGTAGAACGAGAGGCGCGCTACGaaacggaattttttgaaatcgaataaaacaCCGAGGGGTCTACGATTTTTGCAGAACCAAAATCAAGCCGGACGCGGTTATGGAGATGTGCGATTGTCTCGACGACGAGACGCTAGCCATCTTGGAAAAGAGGCTTATCGGAAAACACCCCAACACCTACACTCTGACGAAGGGTCTGGCGGAACAAATAATCGCTACGAAAGGCGCCGGCTTACCCGTAGCCATTGTCAGACCGAGCATCGTGTGCGCGGCTTACCAGGAACCTTTTCCTGGGTGGGTTGACAACGTGTGCGGAATCACaggtatttatacatgtatactccGCTTACCGCGTTACGTCGGTATatacgttcaattttatttcgatcccCTCGTCGTCCGATAGAAACGAGCGTATTCGCTCGAAACGGAATACGCCTGCAACGTTACCgacttttgaaataaattatctcGACATATCGAATTCCCGGCTACCGTTCTCGCGAGCTGATCCGGTTCAAGCGAACGACCTGTAATTAGAAGCCTTTCAATCGCCCTCGATTGAGGGGCTGCGAGATAATCCTAGTTTGAAAAATGGCTTACAGTTTACGATCAAGGGTATAGTTAGTTGCTCGCCGAATAAGACGATATAAGTTATAAATggggaaatttttaatcgattttcAGGAATAATGATGGAAATCGGCCGGGGAACCATCCGGAGTATCATTTGCAACAGCGATCTTAACGTCGATGTCGTTCCCGTTGATCACGTGGTCAATACGTTGATTTGCGCGTCTTGGCACAACGTCATGCGTAGGCCGAAAGAGCTTCAGATATACAACTGCACCAGCGGTCCTTTCAATCCGATCAGGTAATGACCTAGTTTCCAGTTTCTACATGTGCCGTATCTTTATTGTACGTGAGCTAATGTCAATCCTTTTAGATCCCAAAGTATCTTGTGTACACAGCGATACCGTTGGATATGGTACTCTAGTTTctacgcaatttttttctatcctatCTGATCGTCGTCAACCGAAAAactattgaagaaaaaaaaaaaaaaaaaaaaaacagatgcgGACTCGAAAGCTGAATTTCACCTTGAAATGATTCCATGATGATAACTTGGAATCGATATCgagttcgtgaaaaaaatggattttttattcggtggaatttttattttttcaagattgCGATATTCGTTcgctttatttcttcatttttcgtgaCGGGATGACGGCCACTGAATTCGGCTTTGATCGGATTTGGGATAATATCGCATCTTTTATTCCGAGTTTTATTCTGAACGTCTATTTCAGATGGGCCGAATTTGGAAGCCTGACGAGAAAACACGCGATCGATTCTCCGTCGAAATACGTTATGTGGTATCCGGGTGTTACCTTTagaacgaataaattaatccACAAGATGATGGCCGGAATGCTGCACTTTTTGCCCGCCTTTGTACTCGACCTCGTCTTGAGGATTCAAGGCGGTAATCCTATGTGAGTATAATTTATCTACCGTCCAATTAGAGTAGAATctattgaaattaattcaaataacTAACAAAGCATCATAAAATGAATGTAATGAAGGGGCGAGTTCGATACCTTATTATCAAATACCTGTAACGACGAACGTTTTacagaatgatgaaaatcaccCGACGATTCGAGAGAGCAGCTAAAACTGGTGAATTTTTCGCCGTCAACGAGTGGCTATTCGATggggaaaatatgaaaaatcttgCCAAAGATGTGAAGACAACGAGTGACGCGAACGATTATTACGTTGACATATCGAATTTGGATTGGGATGCGTACGTCCACCAATATATTCTTGGAATTAGGAAATATATCTTGAAAGACTCACCGGACACTCTCACCAAGGCCAGAAGTCGACTTTTGAAGTAAGTTTACGGGGCGGAGCTCGAGAATCGGCATTTTGTGCATCCtagaattattaaaaaaaaaattatgttttttcttctcgcctTGTATTCATCCGCTTATTTATTTGTTGCAGACTTTACTGGGCCCATAGGATAACGCAGGCGTTCAGTTTTTTCgtagtaataaaaatgataacaaaAGCCGGTCGGTGATATTCGtcaaataagaaaataatgaattgaatttcgattGATCGACGCTACCGGGATTCTTTATACTTTACGCACTTTATAGCCGCATGATTCGCAAAGACGTGTACTTTAATGAGATGTCATTCTATAAACTTGTGCATTGTTCATTCAATAGTTGGCTTTATGGTACAGgatatattcataattttccaGTCGGAAATCATAAAGTATTTTCAAAGCGACGTGGCAGACGTTTGAAGTCCGTAACGTTGCATACGTGATATGTGATATCATAACAATGTTACCATTTCGCGTCAATTCGTACATTATTCCGTTTCCATTTTATTACCATCTTTTGTCTTATTCTTATTAAGTTATCTTTTCTGTTGTACCAATGGTAGCGTATCGGCTACACATCGAGACGAAATGAATGTCTAGGTAGAAATATAATATCCTTaagaatattatatttagAATAAATGTTATAATGTCTATTATCAattatgaaattgaattcccAGCTCAGGCATTCCGCGGAATGCCACGCCACTCGAAGTATTAGGATAATTCAAATTATGATCTATCGTCATACAAATAATACGATTAGAGgatgattatttataataattagttAGCCCAATAAATGAGATAtcgttatttaaaattttaaataaaaaaacaaagaaaaaacgaatcaaaacCTGCCactgtaataattattgtgtaTCATTTACTGCGCGGgaacataggtatattaaCTTATAGAACTAAATGCCTGTCcaatttttgtactttttcatATAAGTCAAGAAGGTCTTTATAACTGACTACGATTTtgtgataaatatataactgTCCAACAATAGTAATACATGGTGAATTAGAATGAGGGTAACCATTTATAAATACCTACATTATACTTAATATGTGAACGTATGGATGGTGGGCGCAATTTTtaatacatattgtatattgtatactaCGGATTTCTGCATACGAAGTAAGGCCTTTTTGATGTTAAAAATATGTTGCagaatatatttaaaaaatattacatacattCATAGGTATTTTCGTTAGTTACACAATAAACATACGTTTAATACGGACACTGTATTATTTTCTTAATAATGAATAAGATTTTCCTGTAAAATTTTATAGCAAATGTAAATATGTACGATACATAAATCGCATATACTCTTGAAGTGTGATTggcgttgaataaaatatcattttgaGAACCGCTGGTAGATCTGTCCATCTGTGTTGATGCGTaatttgttgaaattgatAGTAGCTGTGCGCGTAGTGATCGAACGGTAGTTTGTGTACAATTGTTTAAGAGAGATGCTGGCCACAACTGAGGGTCTATTGATATAATGAGCACATGGAAATTAGTGCAAAGGCGGTGTTATGACCTCCtgtcaaataaatattcattacTCGTAATCTTAGTCGCGTTTACCTGTATTTTCATCGGCATCATTCACTTTGGAGAGGTTAGAAAACCCCACTGACACTCTAGTTTGTTTTTATAACTGACAAGACTTGTTTGCATTGACACAATGCGATATGGTCGACTTTCCACCAACTGtcagtttaaaaaaaatcgaatgaaaaattccattCCATTGTCTCAACTATACTCAAACGAaactattgttttttttttttttttttttttatataaaagattatatgatatttcaataaatcatcttttttcatAGACAATCCTTTTGTATCCAAAAATAGCAATAGTTCGTTtcacaattattaattttgacTGATATCCATATAGGTCTGGTTAGTGTGGAGTAAAGAGAAGTACGAAGCagtatttcattcatttaatgACAACATACTTGAAacttcttttcaaaaaaagttatgTCAGCATGTGCCTATCGATGTAGTTTACACTTGGGTGAATGGCTCCGATCCTACATTTCTTCATAGTCTTCAGAAGTATGTTCCTCTAACTGACATCAACGTTGTTACTTCAAGATTTGACGACAAAGATGAATTACGATATTCACTCAGGTCTTTGGAAATGTATGCTCCATGGGTGAGGCATGTCTACATTGTTACTAACGGGCAAATCCCAAGCTGGTTAGATATGGACAATCCGAGACTCACCCTGATCACTCATGAAGATATATTTCTTGATCATAAAGATCTACCTACATTTTCTAGTCCTGCTATTGAAAGCCATATTCACAGGTAAGTTGTATTACAGATGCTGATTTCAAAGTTACAACAATATTTTTGTCTGATTCCTTTTCTATTTACTAATGTTGTACATTCCGCGCTCACAGGATTCCTGGGCTctctgataaatttttgtattttaatgATGACGTTTTACTCGGAGCTGAGATTTGGCCAGAAGATTTTGTGACTAAAGCAGGAGGACAGAAAGTGTACCTTGCATGGTGGGTACCAGATTGTTCAGAAATTTGTCCCTGGGCTTGGGTAGGCGATGGGGCATGTGATCCAGCATGTAATACAACAATGTGTGAATTTGACGGTATGTCGTAGATTGTTGTGACTAACgaaagagtttgaaaattttttcattggatATCTCAAGAATCATGGTAATCTTTTTAACAGGTGGTGACTGTGAGCCTACACCTATACCAACTGAAAGCGCACAGGTGGAAGAAGGTGGTGACTATCCGTATAAGTTTCTACATAAAAATCAGATGAGGAACAGAGACGCGGCTAGAATATTAGATATTttaaaaaggagaaatgaCGAACAGCTGAAACTATCCGCAGCCAATGCAACCATGTCTCGATCGTTAAAGCTATACGATAACAAACTCTTCAGCAGTGTGACTGGTTTGCTTCAGAatagagttgaaaatttacccAAAAATAACAGAGCCAAAAGTGACTCGTGGAAAGTGATCGATAGAAGATTACAATCACCCAAAGTGATTGGAGAAGCAATCGACCAGTCAGAGCACACCGATATCCTAAAAATAAAGTTTCGCAGACTTTTTTCgcaggacaaaaaaaatataagtgaACCTATTGCAGTGATTCAACCAAAAAACTCTAGTCACCTGAATATAAGTACAACTAATAAATCGAAGCGCTTGGAACGACGAAACCAGTTACAGCGTTATCTGAATGATGACATAATAAATTTAGTCCATGTCAACAATTCGAATAAGTCTATCAAATACAATAACCAGGCAGCTGAATATGAAGATAGTGACATTCAACCGACACAATGGAAGCACAGATCAAGAAAGTTGGATACATATGCAGAATCTCTATTGtatgtgaataaaatttataacttAGCTTACGGGTTTGAAAGACGGAGAGTGCCAGCACACATGCCACATCTATTGGACAAGtctataattgaaaaaatgcacATGAAATTTGATAAGGAGTTCAAGAAAACATCCAGCCACAAAGTTAGAAATCCGGAAGATATGCAATTTGCATTTTCCTACTTCTATTTCCTTATGAGCGAGAAGGTTGATGTTCCTgtcgaattattattcgatttatTTGACACCGACAAGTCAGGGTAAGAGCACCACTCACTTCATTTAATAGTAGTAGTTCTATGGGATTTTATACAATGGAAggaattatcgatttttcacatttcagaACCTGGTCCGATAGAGAAATCAGAACATTATTAACTCGGATCTACCCACTGCCATTAGACTATGGCCTGGTAAtgcaatttgaaaatgaaattttaaattgtTCCAAATTCGTGGATCTCACATATGCTCCACAAACTCCACCCGGAGAAAGATACCTAGATTCAACTCTTGTAAGCTGTCCGATCTGTAATTTAGAAGTTATAAAGAGTAAATTCCACAAAATATTCTACTGAATATAGCGTCAATAAAACCAAGAACATATTTTCAGCCTGtggtgacaaaaaaattgatttctatGTGCGACTCAATTGCTAAGCAACTTCACGTGAAGTTCAGTAAAAGGAAACGCTACAAACATGAATACTTCAAAGGTGATAGAAGTGAAGTTTTCAGAATGCTGACCAGTAATGTTTCGTTGACCGTCCAACTCCTCGACGAACTTCGAAAAGAGCCAAAGTATGTTTCAAGCAAATTTAGTGCAAAATTTAAATCTCTCCAAAGTCTTTCTAGTTCTTTGACAATCAAAGATGACGCTTTTAAATGTGCTTTTTCGTTCCAGAAAATTTATGTGTCTGAACGATAACATGGATCCTACGCGACAGTCGGAAAATGAAGTGGTCCGGGCTTTGCTTGGAGATTTTTATCGCTCGTTGTACCCTTTAAGAAGTACTTTTGAATTACCTGCTCAATATCGAAACCGATTCTTCCACCGCCAGGAACTTTTAGAGTGGAGAGCAAACCGaactaaagctagaaatctgTTACTGTGCCTGTTGACTTTATTACTTGGGGTAATGgtttacaatttattttaccacCAAGCAAGAAGATTATTGCGCTTCCGGACTGCAGCTGTACTTCTTGTATGAATGGATAATATTCACATGAACTGTAAAGAGGGATGAATTACATCCACATGTTTTAGTTATATAGTACTTACAAATCTGAATTTGTTAATATAATAGGTATTACAGGTTGTGACGTAGAATTGAGATTACTACATCGAGACTTTGTTGGATTGCGTATCAAGCAGTATCCTGTATTGTCCTGTACTGTACTGtcttattattttacaaaacaACAGTCGAATTATGTACAGTTCTTGTTGTAACTAGTCAAACAactattttataatttatacatcagCGCTTTATGCTgtgaattcaaataaaatatttataaggaTCCAGCCGTGTTACTCATATATCACTGTATAGTTATGTATTACAATACACAAATGACTTGAATAGTAAGTGATCGATGATAAATAACTTCAAACTGGTTAGCGAAGTGAGTGTAGATTTAAAATTGAAGACGTTGATCTCACAGCTCTTCGGTACATTTTGTAATATGTTGTTACAACCAACTCACAAATGGGTGTAAACTTATAGGTTTTTTGATATTTGACAAGGCATCTTATGATTCATCCGACTTTGAACATCTGAcaatgaaatgataattttgttttttgaatacTTGTAGGGTTCGCACTCTACCAACTCAGAACTCAGAATCAGTGGTAAAAGTACATGGATTGCAGATTTGTCAAGTTCCAACCACTTGCGAGTCGGCGGTGAGGATAAATCGTTATTTTAGAATAAAAACTCACCCTTGTACCAAATAGAAATCATTATTCACTGGGGTTTGCTCACTGTATTTACACGAAACTGATAATTCTCGGTTATTGGTCCAATCACAAAATCAGTATATTTCAGCGGAAATCATGAACTAGCATAGCGCTGTGAACCCGCTCAAATCTCGCAATAAATCTTACACGTTCGAGTTTTAATTTGTTCTCAACTtgttaaaattattacacaatAAGTACAATAACCAACATTATGTTGCAAATTTAggtcaatatttttttgtt from Athalia rosae chromosome 1, iyAthRosa1.1, whole genome shotgun sequence carries:
- the LOC105690631 gene encoding N-acetylglucosamine-1-phosphotransferase subunits alpha/beta isoform X2, which codes for MSTWKLVQRRCYDLLSNKYSLLVILVAFTCIFIGIIHFGEVWLVWSKEKYEAVFHSFNDNILETSFQKKLCQHVPIDVVYTWVNGSDPTFLHSLQKSLEMYAPWVRHVYIVTNGQIPSWLDMDNPRLTLITHEDIFLDHKDLPTFSSPAIESHIHRIPGLSDKFLYFNDDVLLGAEIWPEDFVTKAGGQKVYLAWWVPDCSEICPWAWVGDGACDPACNTTMCEFDGGDCEPTPIPTESAQVEEGGDYPYKFLHKNQMRNRDAARILDILKRRNDEQLKLSAANATMSRSLKLYDNKLFSSVTGLLQNRVENLPKNNRAKSDSWKVIDRRLQSPKVIGEAIDQSEHTDILKIKFRRLFSQDKKNISEPIAVIQPKNSSHLNISTTNKSKRLERRNQLQRYLNDDIINLVHVNNSNKSIKYNNQAAEYEDSDIQPTQWKHRSRKLDTYAESLLYVNKIYNLAYGFERRRVPAHMPHLLDKSIIEKMHMKFDKEFKKTSSHKVRNPEDMQFAFSYFYFLMSEKVDVPVELLFDLFDTDKSGTWSDREIRTLLTRIYPLPLDYGLVMQFENEILNCSKFVDLTYAPQTPPGERYLDSTLPVVTKKLISMCDSIAKQLHVKFSKRKRYKHEYFKGDRSEVFRMLTSNVSLTVQLLDELRKEPKKFMCLNDNMDPTRQSENEVVRALLGDFYRSLYPLRSTFELPAQYRNRFFHRQELLEWRANRTKARNLLLCLLTLLLGVMVYNLFYHQARRLLRFRTAAVLLV
- the LOC105690633 gene encoding putative fatty acyl-CoA reductase CG5065 yields the protein MGTTNADTENGHENDEASAAGGSIESFFANAVVLVTGATGFLGKALLEKLLRSCPRLATIYILIRPKKGQSIEQRHKELMDNPVFDRIRWEVPGNLNKVIPVKGDVALPELGLSPDDKAMLIQRVTVVFHSAATVRFDESLKVAVNLNTRGTERVVKLCKSMGSLVSMIHVSTAYSNADQKHIRESVYATKIKPDAVMEMCDCLDDETLAILEKRLIGKHPNTYTLTKGLAEQIIATKGAGLPVAIVRPSIVCAAYQEPFPGWVDNVCGITGIMMEIGRGTIRSIICNSDLNVDVVPVDHVVNTLICASWHNVMRRPKELQIYNCTSGPFNPIRWAEFGSLTRKHAIDSPSKYVMWYPGVTFRTNKLIHKMMAGMLHFLPAFVLDLVLRIQGGNPIMMKITRRFERAAKTGEFFAVNEWLFDGENMKNLAKDVKTTSDANDYYVDISNLDWDAYVHQYILGIRKYILKDSPDTLTKARSRLLKLYWAHRITQAFSFFVVIKMITKAGR
- the LOC105690631 gene encoding N-acetylglucosamine-1-phosphotransferase subunits alpha/beta isoform X1, with translation MSTWKLVQRRCYDLLSNKYSLLVILVAFTCIFIGIIHFGEVWLVWSKEKYEAVFHSFNDNILETSFQKKLCQHVPIDVVYTWVNGSDPTFLHSLQKYVPLTDINVVTSRFDDKDELRYSLRSLEMYAPWVRHVYIVTNGQIPSWLDMDNPRLTLITHEDIFLDHKDLPTFSSPAIESHIHRIPGLSDKFLYFNDDVLLGAEIWPEDFVTKAGGQKVYLAWWVPDCSEICPWAWVGDGACDPACNTTMCEFDGGDCEPTPIPTESAQVEEGGDYPYKFLHKNQMRNRDAARILDILKRRNDEQLKLSAANATMSRSLKLYDNKLFSSVTGLLQNRVENLPKNNRAKSDSWKVIDRRLQSPKVIGEAIDQSEHTDILKIKFRRLFSQDKKNISEPIAVIQPKNSSHLNISTTNKSKRLERRNQLQRYLNDDIINLVHVNNSNKSIKYNNQAAEYEDSDIQPTQWKHRSRKLDTYAESLLYVNKIYNLAYGFERRRVPAHMPHLLDKSIIEKMHMKFDKEFKKTSSHKVRNPEDMQFAFSYFYFLMSEKVDVPVELLFDLFDTDKSGTWSDREIRTLLTRIYPLPLDYGLVMQFENEILNCSKFVDLTYAPQTPPGERYLDSTLPVVTKKLISMCDSIAKQLHVKFSKRKRYKHEYFKGDRSEVFRMLTSNVSLTVQLLDELRKEPKKFMCLNDNMDPTRQSENEVVRALLGDFYRSLYPLRSTFELPAQYRNRFFHRQELLEWRANRTKARNLLLCLLTLLLGVMVYNLFYHQARRLLRFRTAAVLLV